A genomic stretch from Lathyrus oleraceus cultivar Zhongwan6 chromosome 2, CAAS_Psat_ZW6_1.0, whole genome shotgun sequence includes:
- the LOC127121716 gene encoding uncharacterized protein LOC127121716 has product MQQLLKLLDDNSYVSRYRMCEDEITVRDIFWSYPNSINLFNMFPTVFILDSTHKTNNYRLLLLKIVGVTSIKKTYFAGYHITKNVRKSPPPPPKITFIDKVQFFMHKYIKQIVNVEGDDNCGYRAILALLGKGEDRHTLVRHQLIQELKTHKESYPWLYKKKENSGNVYESLVPCLRGPTPEEKWMHFSDMGHLIACAHDRLCINLTQYYFLETFFLMCTASSQNPNDRIMCIG; this is encoded by the exons ATGCAACAACTCTTGAAATTGTTGGATGATAACAGTTATGTGTCTAGGTACCGAATGTGCGAGGATGAAATTACCgttagagatatattttggaGTTATCCTAATTCCATAAATTTGTTCAACATGTTTCCTACAGTGTTTATACTTGATTCAACCCACAAGACCAACAACTATAGACTTCTTTTATTGAAGATTGTTGGTGTTACCTCAATTAAGAAGACATATTTTGCTGG GTATCACATAACAAAGAATGTGAGAAAATCACCTCCGCCTCCGCCAAAGATTACATTCATTGATAAGGTGCAGTTTTTTATGCACAAATATATCAAGCAGATCGTTAATGTTGAGGGGGACGATAATTGCGGTTACCGAGCCATTTTGGCTTTACTCGGTAAAGGAGAAGATAGACATACACTTGTCCGCCATCAACTTATCCAAGAGTTGAAGACGCATAAAGAATCATATCCATGGTTGtacaaaaagaaagaaaactCCGGCAACGTTTATGAGTCTCTTGTTCCTTGCCTTAGAGGTCCGACACCAGAGGAAAAATGGATGCACTTCTCTGACATGGGTCACCTAATAGCATGTGCGCATGATAGATTGTGTATTAATTTGACACAATACTATTTTCTGGAAACCTTTTTCCTAATGTGCACCGCCTCatctcaaaatccaaatgatCGTATTATGTGTATTGGGTAG
- the LOC127121717 gene encoding uncharacterized protein LOC127121717 — translation MVHPDVFPKQVVSPDVQGVVVKAVYVANQFKNKQEFEYRDQMLQWIRMEASILGFGVVIGRSDNGSGRRCAFVTMTCEISGKYRTLLQNFKREDTGSRKCEWLFKVRGYTLANKNWRFNVICDLYNHDLYEKLVGHPSVCRLMPEEKEYVDDMTLNMVQLKNILATLKQKWP, via the coding sequence atggtgcacccCGATGTTTTCCCAAAACAAGTTGTTTCTCCGGATGTCCAAGGTGTTGTCGTGAAGGCGGTATATGTTGCCAACCAATTTAAAAACAAGCAAGAGTTTGAATATCGTGATCAAATGCTTCAATGGATTCGTATGGAGGCCTCTATACTTGGGTTTGGCGTGGTTATCGGAAGATCCGATAATGGTTCGGGTAGAAGATGCGCTTTTGTGACAATGACGTGCGAAATAAGTGGAAAATATAGAACTCTTCTCCAGAATTTTAAAAGAGAAGACACTGGTTCTAGAAAATGTGAGTGGCTATTCAAGGTGCGTGGTTACACCTTGGCAAACAAAAACTGGAGATTTAATGTGATATGTGATTTGTATAACCATGATTTGTATGAAAAATTAGTCGGTCATCCTAGTGTGTGTCGGCTCATGCCGGAAGAGAAGGAATATGTTGATGACATGACCTTAAATATGGTTCAACTGAAAAATATACTCGCAACATTGAAACAGAAATGGCCCTAA
- the LOC127121079 gene encoding uncharacterized protein LOC127121079 has product MVNNTPNNEGICFIECENQISNNYSSLNTHFKTLQNPFTNLKNYNQGRYDEKNNVDATTLPMVPFSFTNNNPTPFITTARYDRTLPLSSCNTSLTPYPPNVYRNSKDYATGYQKNFRYSPYSEASNHINNSILSNNFISRSRIDLNSYQGFKNIAIPNSNPHLLRPIKSKDLDLFFSSRIGNANSTMEHQVFDIRETEAWKNSMTQNKDDKNTIPVIKNGVANENDEKHLDLSLHL; this is encoded by the exons ATGGTGAATAATACTCCAAACAATGAAGGTATTTGTTTTATTGAGTGTGAGAATCAAATCTCCAATAATTATTCATCACTAAATACTCACTTCAAAACACTACAAAATCCTTTCACAAATCTCAAAAATTACAATCAAG GGAGGTACGATGAGAAAAATAATGTTGATGCTACCACTCTACCTATGGTACCTTTTTCATTCACTAACAATAATCCTACACCCTTCATAACGACAGCTAGGTATGATCGAACATTGCCTTTGAGTTCATGCAACACTTCTCTCACTCCTTATCCTCCAAACGTATATCGAAATTCTAAAGATTATGCAACTGGATATCAAAAGAATTTTCGATATTCTCCCTATAGTGAAGCTTCCAATCACATTAATAACTCTATATTGTCCAATAATTTCATTTCTCGTTCAAGGATTGATTTGAATAGCTATCAAGGTTTTAAGAATATTGCTATACCAAATTCAAATCCTCATTTACTTCGTCCAATTAAATCTAAGGATTTGGATTTGTTTTTTTCTTCTCGAATTGGTAATGCTAATTCAACAATGGAACATCAAGTGTTTGATATTCGAGAAACTGAAGCTTGGAAAAACTCAATGACTCAAAACAAAGATGACAAGAATACAATTCCAGTGATAAAAAATGGCGTTGCAAATGAAAATGATGAAAAGCATTTGGATCTCTCACTTCATCTTTAG